From Algoriphagus sp. NG3, the proteins below share one genomic window:
- a CDS encoding HAMP domain-containing sensor histidine kinase, with the protein MKHDSRRLIILISIFSLLAVIVLNFFFFQKSDQEIYLKALADRVQEVDHEFDEDFIQILMDAKLADSLSFSQLSSQSHKHPFFILSSKKELLYWSDFTLTLDFSQVDLSKEYQLLEDPYGTLLLKIRSVKRQGADYVLLHVLRLVVPGNIENNYLITGANPDFFGNDRFVLFANPEEAPMIVKNPAGIPLFGVNFQFGYNPSGRVVNPAVLIFFTSIFLLYFLLSSDFVLTKWKSGRRWQAIGLTIVVLGAFRLMMVLLDFPANYFRTPLFDSVNYASSWFNPSLGDLLLNTFCAVLILGMVIFQLASRVMHEKIKVLNTKKEFQIFFLISFLISSVGLYLVWSLPRDLMINSQWALDISSVPSFDWFKGLSFFMLFLWGAMYVLLTLTLFSLLLQINPAKKDYYQWLLLLGLPIAAILFFFSVWTGVVWIIHLFFLATIIRLELFKNAFKLGLDTFLTFFFACLVTAVVCGVSTFQTEKSELLQSKTRFANQNLIESDVMTEFFLGEIFTRIKNDLFIQNRIADPLFSKDPIVTKIRRIYLDNYFDQFDVQVRIFASSGQQILGSSSSANLKSIQQEYIKSDYATSIKDLYFIRGKESNTGNRFIAFVPVYRDNSLLGTIFLELRQLRIQPTSVYPKLLLDKKYNDKLDPVLYDYAIFKGDGFIRNSGTYNYLSKGFEKVLSRPGLLVDGVHQGGYHHFGIKNGEELIVISSRNISLAHFFGNISLFFVLFVVMTFLTILVNTLITGVKKFEFNYSTKLQLYLNFAFFFPIIIISVITIGLLANGYRDNLDRQYIQRAALIRGNLGSFLNNQNLQQVDGDLLNEEVSSLANTTASDIHVYSVGGRLESTNRPNIFDKKILAPLINPKAIAEIQEMGQSHYLADEQIGRLRYKAVYLAIPSTLNQGNLGILAVPFFESEAELNVLIADVLGNIFNTFVVIFILFLFISYIVSTNLTFPFKLLTQKLKATNLENNEPMYWGSKDEIGLLVNEYNNMLFKLENSKKVLASTEKESAWREMAKQVAHEIKNPLTPMKLTLQHLIRLQDAGRLDDADKLKRSLETLIHQVDALSGIASSFSTFAKMPLPSNELMNFKSVLNKVLELFSGDPQVELIFQDDSFTQNIPIMGDDKLFGRVISNLIINGVQAVETGVKPVIKIWLWMTDQAVFLEIADNGKGISEELKEKIFIPNFSTKSTGSGLGLAIAKSGVETAGGKIWFETEIGKGTTFYLTFPLAG; encoded by the coding sequence ATGAAGCATGATTCCCGTCGTCTGATCATCTTGATCAGTATTTTCTCTCTTCTTGCTGTAATAGTCTTGAATTTCTTTTTCTTCCAAAAAAGTGATCAGGAGATCTATTTGAAGGCATTAGCGGATAGGGTGCAAGAAGTCGATCATGAATTTGATGAAGATTTTATCCAAATTCTGATGGACGCAAAGCTTGCAGACTCATTAAGCTTTAGTCAATTGAGTTCCCAATCTCATAAGCATCCATTTTTTATCTTAAGTTCGAAAAAAGAACTGCTGTATTGGTCGGATTTTACACTTACACTGGATTTTTCTCAAGTAGATCTATCCAAGGAATACCAACTCCTGGAAGACCCTTATGGCACCTTATTACTTAAGATACGAAGTGTAAAAAGGCAAGGGGCTGATTATGTGTTACTCCACGTGCTACGTCTTGTCGTTCCTGGTAATATTGAAAACAACTACCTGATCACCGGAGCAAATCCTGATTTTTTTGGCAATGACCGTTTTGTGCTCTTTGCCAATCCTGAAGAAGCACCTATGATAGTTAAAAACCCTGCTGGAATCCCTCTATTTGGAGTCAATTTTCAGTTCGGGTACAACCCGTCAGGAAGAGTTGTGAATCCTGCGGTATTAATTTTCTTCACTTCGATATTTCTGCTTTATTTCCTTCTAAGTTCAGATTTTGTCCTTACTAAGTGGAAGTCGGGACGGAGATGGCAGGCTATAGGGTTAACTATTGTAGTGTTAGGGGCATTTAGGTTGATGATGGTTCTGTTGGATTTTCCGGCAAACTATTTTAGAACACCTCTTTTTGATTCTGTGAATTATGCTTCCTCATGGTTCAATCCCAGTCTGGGTGATTTGCTTTTAAATACCTTTTGTGCGGTTTTGATTTTGGGTATGGTGATTTTTCAACTTGCCTCCAGAGTAATGCATGAAAAAATAAAGGTTCTCAATACAAAAAAGGAGTTCCAGATATTCTTTCTTATCTCCTTCCTGATAAGCTCCGTTGGTTTGTATTTGGTTTGGTCTTTACCGCGGGATTTGATGATCAATTCCCAATGGGCCCTGGATATCAGCTCTGTCCCTTCATTTGATTGGTTTAAGGGTTTGAGTTTTTTTATGCTTTTCTTATGGGGAGCGATGTATGTATTGCTTACGCTCACCTTGTTTAGCCTTTTGCTGCAAATCAATCCGGCTAAAAAGGATTATTACCAGTGGTTATTGCTTTTAGGCCTTCCCATTGCAGCGATTTTATTCTTCTTTTCAGTATGGACTGGTGTGGTATGGATTATCCATCTGTTTTTTTTAGCCACTATCATCCGTCTTGAGCTTTTCAAAAATGCATTCAAGCTAGGACTGGATACGTTTCTCACCTTTTTCTTTGCTTGTCTGGTTACAGCAGTAGTATGTGGTGTCAGTACTTTTCAGACAGAAAAAAGTGAATTGCTACAATCCAAAACCCGGTTTGCAAACCAGAACTTAATCGAAAGTGATGTGATGACGGAATTCTTCTTAGGGGAGATTTTTACACGCATCAAAAATGATCTCTTTATTCAAAACCGGATTGCCGATCCACTTTTTTCTAAAGATCCCATAGTTACTAAAATCAGGAGAATATATCTTGACAATTACTTTGACCAATTTGATGTACAGGTGAGGATTTTTGCCTCTTCGGGTCAGCAAATACTGGGGTCTTCTAGTTCTGCTAATCTTAAAAGTATTCAGCAAGAATACATCAAGAGTGATTATGCTACTAGTATAAAGGATCTTTATTTCATCCGTGGCAAAGAGTCCAACACTGGCAATCGCTTTATCGCATTCGTTCCGGTATATAGGGACAATAGCTTGTTAGGGACCATATTTTTGGAGTTACGTCAATTACGCATTCAGCCCACCAGTGTCTACCCCAAACTCTTATTGGATAAAAAATATAATGATAAGCTTGATCCAGTGCTATATGATTATGCAATATTCAAGGGAGATGGTTTTATCAGAAACTCAGGAACTTACAATTACCTCAGCAAAGGTTTTGAAAAGGTCTTGTCTCGCCCAGGATTGTTGGTAGATGGTGTACATCAGGGAGGTTATCATCATTTTGGAATAAAGAATGGCGAGGAATTAATCGTAATTTCCTCTAGAAATATCTCTTTGGCTCATTTTTTTGGGAATATTTCCCTGTTTTTCGTGCTGTTTGTGGTCATGACTTTCCTTACTATTTTGGTGAACACGCTGATCACCGGAGTCAAAAAGTTTGAGTTCAACTATTCCACCAAGCTTCAGCTTTACCTGAATTTTGCATTCTTTTTTCCAATCATAATTATCAGTGTTATTACCATAGGATTACTGGCAAATGGATATAGGGATAATCTGGACAGACAATATATCCAACGGGCTGCACTTATTAGAGGAAATCTGGGCAGTTTTCTCAATAATCAGAATCTGCAGCAAGTAGATGGAGATCTACTCAATGAAGAGGTCAGTAGTCTCGCCAATACCACTGCAAGTGATATTCACGTCTATAGTGTAGGAGGGAGGCTTGAATCCACTAACCGGCCGAATATTTTTGATAAGAAAATTCTTGCCCCTCTGATCAATCCCAAAGCTATTGCAGAAATTCAGGAAATGGGACAAAGTCACTATCTGGCTGATGAGCAAATAGGAAGGCTAAGATATAAGGCTGTGTATTTGGCTATTCCCAGTACACTCAATCAAGGAAATTTAGGCATACTGGCGGTTCCTTTTTTTGAATCGGAAGCGGAATTGAATGTTTTAATTGCAGACGTACTAGGGAATATCTTCAACACTTTTGTGGTGATTTTTATCCTCTTTTTGTTTATATCTTACATAGTTTCCACTAACCTCACCTTTCCATTTAAGCTACTGACACAGAAGCTTAAAGCTACAAACTTGGAAAATAATGAGCCTATGTATTGGGGATCCAAGGATGAGATAGGCTTGCTTGTAAATGAATACAACAATATGTTGTTCAAGCTGGAAAATTCCAAGAAAGTTCTCGCATCTACAGAGAAGGAGTCCGCTTGGAGGGAAATGGCCAAGCAGGTGGCACATGAAATCAAAAACCCACTTACCCCGATGAAGCTCACCCTGCAGCATCTGATCAGGCTACAGGATGCGGGTAGATTAGATGATGCGGATAAGCTGAAAAGATCACTGGAGACCCTGATCCATCAGGTGGACGCACTCAGCGGCATAGCTTCTTCTTTCTCCACATTTGCTAAAATGCCGCTTCCAAGTAATGAGCTGATGAATTTTAAATCGGTCTTGAACAAAGTTCTGGAGCTATTTAGTGGGGATCCTCAGGTGGAGCTGATCTTTCAAGACGATTCCTTCACACAGAATATCCCTATTATGGGAGATGATAAATTGTTTGGGCGTGTGATTTCTAACCTGATTATCAATGGTGTTCAGGCTGTGGAGACTGGAGTGAAGCCAGTGATAAAAATATGGTTATGGATGACAGACCAGGCTGTTTTCCTCGAGATCGCTGATAATGGAAAAGGAATTTCCGAGGAGCTCAAAGAAAAAATCTTTATACCTAATTTTTCCACCAAATCCACTGGCTCAGGTCTGGGCTTAGCTATCGCAAAAAGTGGGGTGGAAACAGCTGGCGGTAAAATATGGTTTGAGACGGAAATAGGAAAAGGGACGACATTCTACCTCACCTTCCCATTGGCAGGATAA
- a CDS encoding DUF420 domain-containing protein, which produces MQVSENNLLQNEGKVKGWIIGISVVIPVAVAVLLFMPSKLDLGSDWVYFLPHLNAVINTAATVALVAGLLFIKRGNIPYHQASMSVAFGLGAIFLVSYVIYHAAAESTTFGGEGAIRGFYYFLLLTHIVLAAVALFPILFAYYYGYTDQRVKHRKVVKYAYPIWLYVTITGVIVYLMVSPYYTH; this is translated from the coding sequence ATGCAGGTAAGTGAAAATAATTTATTGCAAAATGAGGGCAAAGTAAAAGGATGGATTATAGGTATTTCTGTGGTGATCCCTGTTGCCGTAGCGGTACTGCTATTTATGCCCTCTAAGCTTGATCTGGGTAGCGACTGGGTATATTTTCTTCCCCATCTGAATGCTGTAATCAATACAGCAGCTACTGTTGCATTGGTTGCAGGGCTTCTTTTTATCAAAAGAGGGAATATACCCTATCACCAGGCTTCTATGTCAGTGGCATTCGGGCTTGGCGCAATATTCTTAGTCTCTTATGTAATATATCACGCTGCGGCTGAGAGCACCACATTTGGTGGAGAAGGGGCGATCCGTGGATTTTATTACTTTCTGTTACTAACTCACATAGTTTTAGCTGCTGTTGCTCTTTTCCCTATTCTATTTGCATACTATTACGGCTATACAGATCAGCGGGTGAAGCATAGGAAAGTAGTAAAATATGCTTATCCGATCTGGCTATATGTGACAATCACCGGTGTGATCGTTTATTTGATGGTTAGCCCATATTACACACATTAA
- a CDS encoding SCO family protein → MRSLRLLQGMVLVCILLVPILIFLFLKGFGSNTYDIPVYYENGVDNPFLECPLADTTQHYIPDFTFTNQDGDQIGRAEMEGKLTIVDFFFTSCPSICPKMSSEMERVNDMFRDEERVRIFSISIDPTYDSPEVLKAYAEKHKAESGKWDFLTGGVNETYELAQCGFLIPAEDGLGIPDDFVHSDKFILIDELGRIRGYYSGTSREDVDLLMLETKVLLHAGK, encoded by the coding sequence ATGAGAAGTTTGAGATTACTGCAGGGAATGGTATTGGTGTGCATTCTGCTAGTTCCTATTCTGATTTTCCTGTTCTTAAAGGGCTTTGGATCAAACACCTACGATATCCCTGTCTATTACGAAAATGGTGTTGATAATCCATTTCTGGAATGTCCTCTGGCGGACACCACCCAGCATTACATTCCTGATTTCACATTCACTAATCAGGATGGAGATCAGATAGGTCGAGCTGAAATGGAAGGCAAACTGACAATTGTAGATTTCTTCTTTACATCCTGTCCAAGTATCTGTCCCAAAATGTCTTCAGAAATGGAGCGGGTAAATGATATGTTTAGGGACGAAGAGAGAGTTCGGATTTTTTCTATCAGTATAGATCCAACGTATGACAGCCCTGAGGTTTTGAAAGCATACGCTGAAAAACATAAAGCGGAATCAGGGAAGTGGGATTTCCTAACAGGGGGAGTAAACGAAACTTATGAATTGGCTCAGTGCGGGTTTCTGATTCCGGCGGAGGATGGTTTGGGGATTCCCGATGATTTTGTCCATAGCGATAAGTTTATCCTGATCGATGAACTAGGTCGGATCAGAGGGTATTATAGTGGTACATCCAGAGAAGATGTGGATTTGTTAATGTTGGAAACTAAAGTGCTATTACATGCAGGTAAGTGA
- a CDS encoding cytochrome C oxidase subunit IV family protein encodes MDIQENKSTLNVVPRNNDKIKKIWKTALILLLITAAEFVMAFTMPRGILLYVLFMALTVWKAKYIMMEFMHLGDEVKPLIYSILVPIAFLFWLIIVLVREGSDIFALRWF; translated from the coding sequence ATGGATATTCAAGAAAACAAATCAACACTTAACGTTGTTCCTAGAAATAACGATAAGATCAAGAAAATCTGGAAGACAGCCCTCATTTTGCTATTGATCACTGCAGCAGAATTTGTAATGGCGTTTACTATGCCTAGAGGCATACTTCTTTATGTGTTGTTCATGGCTTTGACCGTTTGGAAAGCTAAATACATCATGATGGAGTTCATGCACCTTGGCGATGAGGTGAAACCATTAATCTATTCTATCCTAGTTCCAATAGCCTTTCTGTTCTGGTTAATTATAGTGCTTGTGAGGGAAGGTTCGGATATTTTTGCCCTTCGCTGGTTTTAA
- a CDS encoding cytochrome c oxidase subunit 3 — translation MSAHSTAIGVSPKRGVWGGGNEPLKASYGKLMMWFFLLSDIFTFAAFLITYIAIRVSYPAYAGPATEFVGSNEYWPVPELVFDAIPFVHGGHFPLIFVGIMTFILIASSVTMVLAVEAGHRNDRDDVVKWMLWTLLGGITFLSCQAWEWSHFIHGSDTGVVLTYINTLGQNVTETVHGANLLVNEYGPASFANLFFFITGFHGFHVTIGVVLLFMVFYQAAVGVYDRRGHYEMVEKVGLYWHFVDLVWVFVFTLFYLI, via the coding sequence ATGTCTGCGCATTCTACTGCTATAGGAGTAAGCCCGAAAAGAGGCGTTTGGGGAGGTGGAAATGAACCTCTCAAAGCCAGTTATGGAAAACTAATGATGTGGTTCTTCCTCCTTTCGGATATCTTTACTTTTGCCGCTTTTTTGATTACTTATATTGCAATCCGGGTCAGCTATCCTGCCTATGCCGGTCCTGCTACCGAGTTTGTTGGATCAAACGAGTATTGGCCAGTCCCTGAATTAGTATTTGATGCTATTCCTTTTGTACACGGGGGGCATTTTCCATTGATTTTTGTTGGTATTATGACGTTCATTTTGATCGCCAGCTCTGTGACTATGGTGCTAGCTGTGGAAGCAGGTCATAGAAATGACCGAGACGATGTCGTAAAGTGGATGCTTTGGACACTTTTGGGAGGTATTACTTTCCTTAGCTGCCAGGCATGGGAGTGGAGTCACTTTATTCATGGTTCTGATACTGGTGTAGTATTAACATATATCAACACCCTAGGGCAAAATGTAACCGAAACTGTGCATGGTGCCAATCTACTTGTGAATGAATATGGCCCTGCTTCTTTTGCAAACCTGTTCTTCTTTATTACCGGATTCCACGGATTCCACGTGACTATAGGGGTCGTACTTCTTTTTATGGTGTTTTATCAAGCCGCAGTTGGGGTGTATGACAGAAGAGGACATTATGAGATGGTAGAAAAAGTCGGTTTGTACTGGCATTTTGTTGACCTGGTTTGGGTCTTTGTATTTACTCTATTCTACCTGATCTAA
- a CDS encoding heme-copper oxidase subunit III: MEKELKYVDMVEQPIAMHPKKFALWLFLVTIVMIFAALTSAYIVRQSEGNWLEYELPTIFWYTSGIVVLSSVFLQFAYASAKKDNLGGLRIGLGLAVLLGIAFLIGQWYSWVALVDANVFFVGNPSGSFLYVFTGLHAVHLISGVIFLIIVLISTYKYKVHSKSMDTLEMATTFWHFLAALWLYLFMFLLLNH, from the coding sequence ATGGAAAAGGAACTTAAATATGTCGATATGGTAGAGCAGCCTATTGCGATGCATCCTAAGAAGTTTGCATTATGGCTCTTCTTAGTGACCATAGTCATGATATTTGCGGCACTTACAAGTGCTTATATTGTGCGGCAATCTGAAGGGAATTGGCTTGAATACGAATTACCGACTATTTTCTGGTATACCTCGGGGATAGTGGTGTTGAGCAGTGTTTTTCTGCAGTTTGCGTATGCTTCTGCTAAAAAAGACAATCTGGGCGGACTTAGAATTGGTCTGGGCTTAGCTGTTTTATTAGGAATTGCATTTCTAATTGGACAGTGGTATAGCTGGGTTGCCTTAGTGGATGCGAATGTGTTTTTCGTGGGCAATCCTTCCGGCTCATTTCTTTATGTGTTTACCGGATTACATGCTGTTCACTTAATCAGCGGTGTGATATTTCTGATTATTGTATTAATTTCGACCTATAAATATAAAGTGCACTCCAAGTCTATGGATACACTTGAAATGGCAACTACATTCTGGCATTTTCTAGCTGCTTTGTGGTTGTATCTATTTATGTTTTTGCTTTTGAATCATTAA